From the genome of Ailuropoda melanoleuca isolate Jingjing chromosome 5, ASM200744v2, whole genome shotgun sequence:
TTTGAAATGCAGTAAACATTCAGtgccacaacttttttttttttttttaaagattttatttatttatttgacagacatagagacagccagcgagagagggaacacaagcagggggagtgggagaggaagaagcaggctcatagcagaagagcctgatgtggggctcgatcccataacgccgggatcacgccctgagccgaaggcagacgcttaaccgctgtgccacccaggcgcccctcagtgccACAACTTTTGAGTTTTTGCTCGTTTTTAGGCACGATTTTGTTATTAGGCTTAAGGCCTCATTGTGTTACATAATCAGCACTGGGGAGTCAGGGAACACTATTTTGAAATGTAGACCATGAAAAGACGGTCAATTCGTGTGATGTTGGTTATGTCCGCTACTACTGAAGCAATTCTGTGAAGAGAGGTTGTATTGGTATGAGGTAGTTAAACAGCCACGAGGAACATCTGAGTAAGAGCTGGGCTCCAGGCCTCGGTTTGCCACTTAACAGCTATGTGTTTTAAGACGAGTCTTTAAGCATAAATTGAAGATAATAAGCTTGTgaatttttaaaccaattttattgaattatactTTGATTAAATGCAtactttttaagtgtacagtcgGTTGATTTGGCAAATAATTACAGTTTGGTGTATACAtcagatatagaatatttccatcaccccagaaagttccttgGTGTTTTTTTTACAGTCCGTCCCCTGCACCCTTAAGCCCCAACTGATCggatttttattatgaaagatcAGTATTAACTGGTTTTAAAACTTCATGTAATGGAATCTTACAGAATATATTCTGTGTGtatctcatttcttttgctgagcatgcttttttttttttttttttaaagattatttgagagagagcaagcactagtggtggggaggggcagaaagacaaacatactccccgctgagcggggagccctatgtggggctcaatcccaggactccgagatcatgacctgaactggaggcagatgcataaccgactgagccactcaggcgccctgagcATGCTATTGAGATTCGTCTGTAGTTGTGTGAATCAGAGATCGGTTCTTTCTGATTAATATTCCGTTATACTGTGCACATGTGGTTATTATGATGATTGAGACACTGCTTGTAAAGTACATAGCATGGTGTTTGGCATGTAGtaggtgttaaataaatgttaacttaaaCAAATGGTTAAATGTGTGGAGTTTATCTTATGTCAATTTTAACCTCAGTGAAACCTCAGTGAAGCTGTTAAAGAACAAAAGGATTAGCGGGCTAGAGACAAAAGTCGGTATGTGATTCACAGTCTGTATTCTAGACCCATAGTCATTTAAAAGAAGATATTGTCATAAACAGTATAATTTAAATGTATGTAAGCTATATTATTTTGCTGCAGAATAAAGAGCATTAAAACGGCATTATGTTCAAATCAGTAGTTTGCAAACTTTTCCTTAACGCGCCAGATTGTAATTCTTTTAGATTTGTGCACCATATAGTCTTTGTTGCAATGACTTGTcgagaaaagaaatagataataCCTGAACAAgtgaatgtggctgtgttccattCTGTTGTTTTACAAAATCAGGTGACTGGCctatgggccatagtttgctgacctctgtttCAGATGATAAATATAATAGATAAATGACCACGGTACATTGTTGGATAATGTTTGTAAATGATACTTTAGTACCCAGCTAAAGCTGCTAAAGGTAGCCAGGCTACCTATATAAAGGAAAGGCTTTATGAAATTTCTAGTTTGGAGAACTTGTTTCTATGACTGATAGGACCTTTTTGTCTTACAGCCATCTGTGAGAAAGACACACTGCAGTGGTAGGAAACACAAAGAGAATGTGAAAGACTACTATCAGAAATGGATGGAAGAGCAGGCTCAGAGCCTGATCGACAAAACAAGTACGTTTCAGTCTCTTGTTCTGATGTGGTAGAATGGTCCCATTCTttctcatctctgtctctcttgtttTCCACAAAAGCAGCTCCTTCTGAGTGATAAACAGGAGCATTCTGATGTGTTCAGCGAAAGAATTAGAAGGTCGTTGGTTTCCCAGGGGATATAGGAACACATATATATTATTGAGGCTAGAGCAATCAGGTATTGATTAGATTGGGAAGTGGGGCAGAAAAGAACATGTTGCCTAATATTTCTCTATTGACATGGACCAGATTTCGTAGCAAATTTATGTGAAACCTCCTTTGTAGTgatcatagtttttgtttttattttattttttaaagattttatttatttgagagagaaagagagcacactagacagcacgagcagggggaggggcagaggcagaggaagaagcaggctcccccactgagcagggagcccgacagcacgagcagggggaggggcagaggcagaggaagaagcaggctcccccactgagcagggagcccgactcaggggctcggtcccaggaccctgcgatcatgacccgatccgaaggcagatgcttaaccaactgagccgcacAGGCGCCCTGATCATGGTTTTAgactattttccttttataatagaaaaatgtgGAGGTGGGTTTATACTTACCTTCAAAGAGTTTGAAAGActttgaatttcttatttttgtagtTCTGACAAAGATACTCACTCGGTCAAGAAGGAAGTGATGGATGTGACAAAGTAATCTTAGTATGTTTTGGACCTCTGTTGGACATACCatactctttttgttttgttttgttttgttttttgtgcgggctcatggagcccaatgcagggcttgaactcatgaccctgagatcaagagtcagatgtgtaaccaactgagccacccaggctcccctctttttgtttaatttgggaAATACTTGTTTAGGCTAGTTGAGTTCAAGACACTGACAGAAGATGTTGCATTTCTGTTAGATCATGCTGGTGTATTTTAAACATGGCCTTTCTCATTTATTGTATTCAGAGCTGGCAGGCAAATGTGGGCTTTGATTGTGttgcagttttaagaaaaaagcaaagcatatggaaaatatcagacaaagtggAAAGATGGGTTAATGAATGAACCTCCCATGGCTGGCCCCCACCCCTAATTTCCATCACGTAGGTGTAACAGTCTTGTTTTGTTTACACCAGGTTCTCAAACTtcgcactattgacatttgggctgGATGGTTCTTTGTTGTGGAGCTGCCCTGTGCGTTGTAGATGTTCAGCAGTAGCCTTGGcatctacccactagatgccaatagcatTTCCTAGTTGTGACAACGAAAAATGTCCCCAGGAGGGTCAAAATTGCCCCTAGTTGAGAGCCACCAAATACCttcatcttctccctttctccatcctgGATTATTAAGAAGCAAATCTCAGACATTGTcccatttcatttgaaaaaatacattgtatggggtgcctgggtggctcagtcagttaagcagctgcctttggctcaggtcatgatcctggggtcctgggatcgagccccacatcaggctccctgctcagtggggagtctgcttctccctctccctgtgccgttccccctgctagtgccctctctctgtcaaataaataaataaaatctttttttaaaaaaaggaaaaaaaaaaagaaaaaatacattatgatgtcatcttttttttctatttgaaaagatGTCAGAAATTTCTTGGCATTAAAGGTTagaattgtattcatttattttttgtatgcaGCAAAAGAATTTAGgatgagtaaatatttttgatggAAGACTTTTGGAAGAGAGAAGGCAAGCCCTCAGGGACACACCATGTGATCGTGATGTCCATGATTATGTTGGCTTTGAGTCCACTGTTGAGCTGATGGCTTAGCTACTCCCTCTTTAGTCTTTACAAGTTGTCCTTCTGCTTAGGGTGTGGGAGGTGTCATTTTGATTGGAAAAGCCCTTGTTGGGATATGATCCCCTACAGAGCACAGGCTGTATTCAGAGGCATATGAGTAGCTAGCTGTGCATAAATCTCCACTTCTACGTCATTTTTTTGGATCTGCTCTTTAGGAGTTAGCAGTGATTTACTTGAGTAATTTGACGTACATTGCGCTGGTGGGGGTGGAATAGGGATAGGTAGGTGTCCTTAGGCTGTAGATTGCACTGAATCGGAAAGGAGTTATATTTAGGAAGAGCTTTTGTGagtctacattttatttttatttttaaattttatttattacttatttacttaattttagttCCAGTATGCTTAACTGTGagtatatattttagtatttacgTGTGACTTCTTTATAAAGCCACATGTaaattatcttcaatttcttttgttttcatttgtgccTCATATTgtctgaaagaaaaaagttgattGTATTGGACAATTTTTTAAGATCATAATCTCCTTCAGGGCAGTCtcttgctttaaaatctttgtttctctttcatgtCTCTTAGCTCAGTACATTAATTTCAAAACTGCTAAACCAAAATGATGTGAAGTTTTACAAAGCCTGGCCTTTGGGCAGGtatcacacatttttaaacaaaactgtgAATGGTTCATATTGTTTGTGAACGTCATCTACAGATGAAAGATGTCTGCGTCTCTTTGGTAAGAcattggtggatggatggaaggtcTTCATTCCATTCTCCCATAGATGATTCAGCCATAGAAATGCTGACTaaataaaaataggttaaaaaaccCAATAAGTAAACCAATTAGTTGTAATTTTTGCTGGTGAATACCTATGGTTGATTTAAAAACTGTAGAAGCCATGATGTAGTAAtcttaaataaagtgaaataattggGACTGTTAAGGATTTAAAAGCAAAGGTTTATTTAAGTAAATGGGTTGTTGAATTCTTATTcactgtgtggttttttttttcctcatactCTATCCAAAGCCGCTGCATTTCAACAAGGAAAGATACCTCCTACTCcattctctgctcctcctcctgcagggGCAATGATCCCACCTCCCCCCAGTCTCCGTAAGTttacaaagtttttttcttaatagccATAACTTCGGGGGGGGGCAGATAATCCTTTGATTTTGTTCGATTATCTCACAGTTGACTTTTGAATGCTCACTGAATGAATATATAGATGGTGAAAGAAAACAACTTCAGTGGAGTCCTTTCTGAAATATCTTCAGAGTTAGATTGCATTATTGCTTGGATATTATATTTGTGACATCCCAAGTGGGTCTGAGGCAAATTCAGTGGAAAGGTCAGAATGTACCTGTGATTAGATGAGCTACTATATGAaactaatcattattattatattagataagctaatatattaatatattgatGAGTACATTAAATTATTTACTGTTGTGAACCCAACACTGGAGGATTAAAGTAGTAGATAAACTCTTCAGTCATTCTTCCTATTTTCTAACCCACCTAACaccaatacatatatatataccttggGAAGGACACGAATTGGACAGCTGAAAGTGGAATGGATCAAAGGCCGCTCCTCTCTGTGAAGGTTCTTTGTTTCTGAATGACAGAAGGATAGTGAGTAACTAGGCCATAAGTTCCATGGCTCTCCTGGAAGGGCTTAGATTGAAATTGAATTCAGAAACCTAAACTTGGTCCTGTAAGTAACCCTGGATATAAACATGGAGAAGTAGGCTGTTTACATAGTTGCACACTAATGCAGGTAGACCATTACTGGCCCACCAAACCCTTCTTGGGCTTCCGCCAGGTCCAGTCTTGGGTCACGGCAGCTTCTCTGTCCTACTGTGTATTTTGGCTGGCTAGCACCCAAcgccattatttttaatagtagaaCAGTCTATAGTATGAATGTGCCATAATGAACCTCACTGTTTTCATGTtgttggacatttaagttgttccAAATTGTTGTAAACAATACTGTCAAGAATATCTCTGCATACACATCTTCATTTCATATTTCCaaagaatcttttaaagattttgattttttttaaaagcagatctGAAATTAGGTACCTGTGGCTTTACTTTGACAGGAGCTCTACAGAAGGCataatactctttttaaaaaaattaaacttctgaaatttttttaaccCAGAGAACCCAACTTCATTCTATGCTTCTGTCTAGACAgtcttgttcttgttttttgggCATAAAGTAACTAGTTTTGTGGCATATTGATGTTTGTGGATCTGCTGTTCTAAAAGAAACCATAAGAAGTCTGTTGTTCCAGAACTTGGACTGGCCCGTGAGGCCCTCCTAGTttcatagaagagaaaatattaataagcaaGCATATCTTAACCTCCGCCCCCGTTCGTTATTCCAGCGGGTCCTCCTCGCCCTGGTATGATGCCAGCGCCCCATATGGGGGGCCCTCCCATGATGCCAATGATgggccctcctcctcctgggatgATGCCAGTGGGACCTGGTAAGTTTGAATCTCTTTCCTTTTAGAATGCTCCATTGTGTTTTCGTTTTCCATTTAAATGGAATTCTTAATTCGTTGTCTAAATGTATTATTGCAGCAAAATATATTTGGCAAATCtgtaatgataaaaagaaatatttgttttatcaGTGTAATTGGATGATACCCAGAGACCTTGTACTACTAAAAACAGGATaagactgccttttttttcttcttctccctccctgccgcTTTCTTGCCTCCTCCTGACTTTTGGCCATTTATAATGGAGACAAAGGTGGATGCGTTTGTCCCAAGGGGAGATAGAGGGGAGGGTACTCTTGCTGCtactttttttagttttgatttgaagCAGAGCTACCACCTGTTGCTGATTTTAATCTTGCTGGTTAAGTAGGCCAGATTACTGTATGAAAAAGGCCTTAGctgtagtttgtcttttattcaggaaggggaaaaacacctcaaacattttattttaacataagcatgaaaatacattaatttgCAGATTTTTCTGATGGCCTTTGCTTTGAAAATGAGTCTGCTGATTGGAGCACAATCTATTTCTTGCCTAAACCAATAAACCATATccataatgcatttttttaaaagattttatttatttaggggcgcctgggtggctcagatggttaagcatctgccttcggctcaggttatgatccccgggtcctgggatcgagccctgcatcgggcttcctgcttggaggggagcctacttctccctcaccctcaccctcaccctctgctgttccgcctgcttgtgctctgtcgctatctgtgtcaaataaacaaatacaatctttaagtaaaaaaaaaagattttatttctttatttgacagagagagcacaagcatggggagtggcaggcagagggagaggaagaaacagactccctgatgaacagggagcccaactcagggctcgatcccaggaccctgggatcaggacctgagctgaaggcaggaacTTAACNggccccccccccccccaatgcatTCTTTACTAactttagtttcattttctttcaaggtTAGAATCCTTGTGAGGCAATCTAGTTCCAGTCTTTCATGATCCTCTTACCTACCAAATTTGTGAGCACTTTTTGGGATGGTTTACctgaattttttcttaatatttacttagttttcatggaaacagttcttttttttttaagattttatttctttatttgacacagagtggGGGttgagagcaagcacaagcaggggaagtggcaggcagagggagaagcaggctccctgctgaacagggagcctgatgtaggactcacaacccgagccaaaggcagccacttaaccagctgagccacccaggcaccccaaacagttctttttttaatactcattttattGATTTGCAGAATAAATTATGTGATTAGAACAAATGTGGCCTCCAACTCCACTGGTAAGACAAGGTACAAAGGTATTAGAGTAGCTTCCTAGCCAGAAGCATTCAGTGTGCTTGCTGTGGGTGTCGTTTAGAGGGATGTGAGGAGAGTCTAGACAAGAGTTCCTGCCTTACAAAGTGACTTACATGGctccttttgctttcttaaatCAGGGTCACAAATTCAAATTCTTAGAGGAGTTAGGGATGTGGTGAACTGGTGCGTGCATGACACACCTGAAGAAGGCTTCTAGAACTCAGCTTCAGCCTGTGATTGACACTTGAGATTGCAGGCTTGGTGTTGCCAGTTCTGCAacaattttgttgttttcagccagGATAAAATAACAAGattatttgaatgaaaataatgaagtagttggggggtgggcagggataAGAACGGGTTCGGATAGGATAGCAGGTTGGCCAGGGGTGAATAATTATTGAAGCTGGATGATGGGTACATGGATGttctttatactctttttttctattcttgtgtatgtttgaacatttccataataaaaagttgaaaaaaggaATTTAGACTTACTACTTACTAGTAATCAGACTATTAGTTGCCAATGTTGGCACCTAATTAGAGTTAAGTGCACTGTGGAGACCAAAGTAAACAACTTTTCAGGTGCCTCGTTTTCAGTCTTTGATCTTGATGAGTTTCCTCTAGGAAATGCTGGATATAGGTTATGTTATGGTGGGGTTACTTAATAAGATACTTAGGCGTTTAGTATTATTCTCTGTTACTGTTGAGattgatcttaaaaaaattctgtaccTGTTGTGTCTTTGCATATActtgtgttttactttttgtgAAAAGGCTGTATTCGGCTTTGAATATAGTTTTCTCATGAACCATTTATTGCAAGCCTTTAATCAAAATGGTTTAATAAGTAATTATgtaaattttgatatttaaaaagaagacctGAAAATTATGAggcataataataaaatgaatacccGTGAACCCACCACTCAGCCGAGGAGGTAGAATATTACCAATTCTGTGAAGCTGCCTATAACCCTCTCAACCTCCACCTCCGcttgccctcccttccctggctcatTTATTTGGCCGGTATATTGATGGGATGCTTCAAAAAATTCCTTAAGTTTCTAACATGCAttagaaaaatcagatttttgtGTGTGCACTAATTGCTGTAAATCACATTATTGCCTATTTTTCTTGACTTGAGCTAAGTGTGGTTACTAACAGGTTCTCAGCATGGGTCTCCTGCTCACCTTTCCTACAGCTCCGAGCAAACGCTTAGTGGTAAGATTGTCCTCTGTGCCTGTGTACATTCCTGAAGTAGCTCCTGGTTATATGGTGGATAGAACTGATGAAAAATGCTGACTGAGTAACATGTAATTTAGTTGTGAATTTCCCTGAGTGAGAAAAGGTCAATTTAGGGAACTAGTGTCCCTGGTGGTTTCTGGAAAGCAGTCTATTAATAGTTTCCCCTTACTATCATTAGATCATGATTCCCATATGGTTCTTGTGTTGACCTTTGTTCTTTGTTTGAGAATGTCTAAGTAATTTACAGATGTGataaatttgttgcatttcttcTGTCAAGTATGTCTTTCTTCCAGCATTTTGCGGGGGGGGGCtacttttctgtctttaattgAAGTCCCATCAAGCTCGCTCATAGGTAGTAttttctgactctttttttttcccttttctttgttttgtcctgCAGCTCCTGGAATGAGGCCACCTATGGGAGGCCACATGCCAATGATGCCTGGGCCCCCAATGATGAGACCTCCTGCCCGTCCCATGATGGTGCCCACTCGGCCAGGAATGACTCGACCAGACAGATAAGGAGAGACAGGAAcctctttctattcattttctattaCTTGTTCTACTTCAGGAGATCATGGTGCTGTGACTCTGGGTGTTTTCTCACAGCAGGACAAGGAAGACTTGCTCCCCCTTCCTATCAAAGAGAGAATAGTTTTTGCAGGGGAGTagtgagacaaaaaaaaaaaaaaaagcaattttcatttgtattgtgaaatgtgaaaataaaattgtcaactgttttagttaaaaatgtgttcccttttttctcccctctgtaTTCCTTGTGTATTATAAAAGAGATGAAGTACTCCAGTTGTGTTTCTCTAGCTCATTCTCTCTGCAGCATGCCTTCTGCATGACATTCTTTTTCCTTAACTATAGTGAGTTCCTTTGGACACCCTGCCTTTATTTAGTAAAGTTCTTTTTTGCATGACTTGGTAAATCTAATACTTGTAGAGCTTTTGTTGACTAAAACAATAAACAGCACAGTTGGTTACTTTTTCACATGAACAGCATTTGGTGTAGtaagtggaaaattttaaatcttttatgcTGAAGTAGGGAAAAAGACTTTCCAGTCTCTGTGTGTCAGCTAAAGATGGCAAGCATTGCCTTAACCTcagcttctcctttctcttagTTCCTCTTTTTCTTGGTAATCAGGAATCAGAAAACTTTCTGATAGCAGTGGTAAAATTATGCAGATTTCCGTGGTACAGAAGTTGTCTTCAGAATGTCATTTGTTACATCACTGGGCTATAAAAGTAGGATATTTTCAGAGAAACATCTAGGAGGTAAGCCATTGGCACCGTTTATATTCTGCTCAGTGTACAATCCAAGCTATATCACGTTGCAAATGGGAGTGAAAATTGTTACAATCGTTGGGGAGGGCAATTTAGCAATATCTATCAGAATtacagtaccttttttttttttttaaagattttatttatttatttgacagagatggagacagccagcgagagagggaacacaagcagggggagtgggagaggaagaagcaggctcatagcggaggagcctgatgtggggcccgatcccataacgccgggatcatgccctgagccgaaggcagacgcttaacctctgtgtcacccaggcgccccagaattatAGTACCTTTGACTTAACATTTCtgtgtctaggaatttatcataCAGATAGACTTGCACGTGTACAAGACTATGCATTGCAGCAACAGACAGGAAATAACACAGATATCCAATGAAGGGGGACCGATTAATCAAGTATGATACACCCACAAAATGGCGTATGCCACCAGgttaaaacagattaaaaaagcTCTATGTTCTGATGGGGAAAGATCTCCAAGATAAACATTGTACCGAGCCTTGATTTGTTTAAGGCATATTGTTCGCTGCTATCTTAATTTAGAGGAAATATCTGTATGTTCCTGTGTATGCATAAAGGATATCTAGAAGGACAGATAAGCAGCTGGTAATACTGGTTGCCCATGAAGAGTAAATGGGTGGCTGGCGGACAGGGATGAATGAGAAAGGCTTAtcatctttttgtatattttggattttgaatcattacttacaaaacaaaactctttgcCACCTGACATTATTGTTATAGTGATGTTATGGCAGAGGGTGCCCTAAACCAGGAGTTACAACCTACCTGGCTGACGATTAGAATCATgggggatctttttaaaaattaagattccaGATATTGATTGAATATATGTGGGATGAGGCTTAGGAAATTGGTATTTTGGAAAAGCTCCCTAGGAAATTTGATCATTAGTGGGTTTGGCAAACTCTTAGGATCTATTCTACTCAGTAATGTAATActggatatatgtgtgtgtctataattttttttcctagatttgcagctagaaattaaaatagcaataggtcgatgccttttttcccccagaaacttGAAGGAGGGCTAATTTAGGCAAATAAACAACCTTATCTAGGTAAACAAGAGGCTAGAAATAGACATCCTGACAGATGATTTTGTGCTCAGCCTCTGTAAGAGCTGAGTCGACTTCCCAATCTGGGTCTTCACTAGGACTGCTTACTGCTGTTTAGTTTCTCATTGGCACATGTTTTAAAGAAGGGCTTATCAGAAATTGATAGTTTATATATCTGACTTTTATAGCTCAGATTTGTTATTAAAATCTTCGTAGATTTTAAGTAGGAGAAACCTTGCCAACTGAGCTTACATGTGACTCAGCAAGTTTCTGGTTCAGATGGCTCTGTCAGGCTCAAGGTGCAGGGGGTGTCTTATATGTGCCCAGAAAGCTCACAGATAGCTCTTCCTATACTTAGGAATAACCCAGGTCTTACGCAAAGGAAGCTTtttccaaaatatgtttttaaggtTGAGTATCCATTCCagaaacattacttttttttttttcctaataataataaagattttgtttttaagtaaaatccacacccaccatggggccCGAATTGACCACCCCAAGATAAGAGTCCACGCTCcactgacttagccagccaggtacccagaaacacttcttttctttgaagaaatattttacatagttttagaaaaacaatatGATGACTTAAAAGTTAAACTTTACAATGAACATAGAAGGAATAAATAGTTCGAATAaggttctttttgtctttttattaactCCTAAGTCAAACTGTTTATAGTTACTGATTATAAGACATTTCCTTTGTAAGAGGCTGTGAAGAATACAAACTTATTTACTGCTCTTAATCTATGCCTTTAAACGTCTGGTTTTAGTTGTAAAATATGAATCAGCTATAATGGGAGAATTTGTAGAGTGCAAACAAGAATGCCACTAGATCTCAAGAATTGAAGAAGTTCATGATGTGGGCTAATGTA
Proteins encoded in this window:
- the SNRPC gene encoding U1 small nuclear ribonucleoprotein C gives rise to the protein MPKFYCDYCDTYLTHDSPSVRKTHCSGRKHKENVKDYYQKWMEEQAQSLIDKTTAAFQQGKIPPTPFSAPPPAGAMIPPPPSLPGPPRPGMMPAPHMGGPPMMPMMGPPPPGMMPVGPAPGMRPPMGGHMPMMPGPPMMRPPARPMMVPTRPGMTRPDR